One window of the Triticum dicoccoides isolate Atlit2015 ecotype Zavitan chromosome 3B, WEW_v2.0, whole genome shotgun sequence genome contains the following:
- the LOC119278026 gene encoding integrator complex subunit 9 homolog, translating into MKLTCVATPGSGGGYHSPASHLLEVEGVRLLLDCPVDLSSLAAFAPVPLGPDSGDAGDLIRAVPHYWSPAAAAAAKAGGVDAVLVSSATGMLGLPFLTRLPSFANTKVYVTELAARIGKLMMGELVEMHSEFVRYYGPDLDGSPKWMQGEKPHKLLSSLQNIVIEDEGMDLAPLMPLYSAPNLEECMRKTQTVKYGEEVCFNGMLMLKASSSGLELGNCVWSIKGPRASITYLPSTVFVSAHALDCDYNSLKENDIILFSDFSSLNVMDENNENLGENAMVCDDSLSRADGVDEDEYAQCLSKNDDIAEEIERISFICSCISDAIKSGGSVLIPIGRLGVILLILEHISETLLSSNMKVPIFMISGAAEKIISFTNAVPEWLCKPRQEKLFSREEEALFGHVELLKEGRLFLFPHLYSKGLLAAWKEPCIVFCPDWSLRHSTAVHLLRRWHADKRNLLVLEQGVDAEFILKPFMPVAIQVLECSFLSGIKVRKVNPLLSVLKPKLVLFPEDLKSRCPAKEDTPWSYLYYSKGKTMEIPNIREDFEVGLPTDFAFGLQPRQLDKAIAIARLRAKLHLSNGQYVLVAAPKDQSNQSMRQLLHWGAVDAGRLLAALQEKGIACAFPADDDDGSAGCVRSILITSPGEALVKMAPERTVIYCDDESTTRQIYDALSSVCNGI; encoded by the exons ATGAAACTGACCTGCGTGGCCACccccggcagcggcggcggctaccaCTCGCCAGCGAGCCACTTACTGGAGGTGGAGGGCGTCCGCCTCCTCCTCGACTGCCCCGTCGACCTCTCGTCCCTCGCAGCATTCGCCCCGGTGCCACTCGGCCCGGACTCTGGTGACGCGGGAGACCTCATCCGCGCGGTGCCCCACTactggtcgccggcggcggcggccgccgccaaAGCAGGTGGCGTGGATGCCGTGCTCGTGTCTTCTGCCACGGGGATGCTTGGGCTTCCCTTCCTCACGCGGCTCCCAAGCTTCGCAAACACCAAG GTTTATGTTACAGAGTTAGCTGCAAGGATTGGAAAGCTAATGATGGGGGAGCTCGTGGAGATGCACTCTGAGTTTGTAAGGTACTATGGGCCAGATCTGGATGGGTCACCCAAGTGGATGCAAGGGGAGAAACCCCATAAACTCCTGTCGTCATTGCAGAATATAGTGATTGAAGACGAGGGAATGGATTTAGCTCCTTTGATGCCTCTCTACAG TGCCCCAAACTTAGAAGAATGCATGCGAAAAACCCAGACTGTTAAATATGGAGAGGAGGTTTGCTTCAATGGCATGTTGATGCTGAAAGCCTCTAGCTCTGGCCTGGAGCTTGGCAATTGTGTCTGGTCAATAAAGGGTCCAAGAGCAAGTATTACCTACTTGCCAAGCACCGTGTTTGTGTCAGCCCATGCCTTAGATTGCGACTATAACTCTCTGAAGGAAAATGACATCATTTTGTTTTCAGATTTCTCGTCCTTGAATGTCATGGATGAGAATAATGAGAATCTGGGTGAGAATGCAATGGTTTGTGATGACTCACTGTCGAG GGCTGATGGTGTTGATGAGGATGAATATGCCCAATGCCTGTCTAAGAATGATGATATTGCAGAGGAGATAGAGAGAATCAGTTTCATATGCTCATGTATATCAGATGCAATCAAATCTGGAGGTTCTGTTTTAATACCAATAGGACGACTTGGGGTTATTCTTTTAATTTTGGAACACATATCAGAAACGTTACTTTCTTCCAACATGAAG GTACCCATATTTATGATTTCTGGTGCAGCAGAAAAAATAATATCCTTTACGAATGCCGTGCCAGAATGGCTATGCAAGCCACGCCAAGAAAAG CTATTCTCAAGGGAGGAGGAGGCATTATTTGGCCATGTGGAGCTTCTGAAGGAAGGCAGACTGTTTCTGTTTCCTCATCTATACTCAAAGGGCCTTCT GGCAGCATGGAAGGAGCCCTGCATTGTATTTTGTCCAGACTGGAGCCTTAGGCACAGCACAGCTGTCCATTTGCTTCGTCGGTGGCATGCTGATAAACGGAATCTTCTTGTTTTGGAG CAAGGAGTTGATGCTGAGTTCATTCTTAAGCCTTTCATGCCTGTGGCAATCCAAGTTCTTGAATGTTCTTTCCTCTCTGGAATAAA GGTGCGAAAAGTCAATCCATTGCTCTCAGTTCTCAAACCGAAGCTCGTTCTG TTTCCTGAAGATTTGAAGTCGCGGTGTCCAGCAAAGGAGGACACTCCATGGTCATATCTGTACTACTCCAAGGGCAAAACCATGGAGATCCCAAACATACGGGAAGACTTCGAAGTGGGGCTTCCAACCGATTTCGCCTTTGGGTTGCAGCCTAGGCAGTTGGACAAGGCCATCGCCATCGCGAGGCTGAGAGCAAAGCTCCATCTCAGCAACGGGCAGTACGTGCTGGTAGCAGCTCCGAAGGATCAGTCCAATCAGTCGATGCGGCAGCTGCTACACTGGGGAGCTGTCGATGCAGGCCGTCTGTTGGCAGCCTTGCAAGAGAAGGGGATCGCGTGTGCTTTCCCTGCAGACGACGATGATGGCTCGGCGGGCTGCGTGCGCTCGATTTTGATCACCAGTCCGGGAGAAGCTCTGGTGAAGATGGCGCCTGAAAGGACCGTGATCTACTGCGACGACGAGAGCACAACCAGGCAAATCTATGATGCTCTCAGCAGCGTTTGTAATGGGATCTAG